A DNA window from Sulfitobacter noctilucicola contains the following coding sequences:
- the nthA gene encoding nitrile hydratase subunit alpha: MPHDHAHDDPHALLPSDPALRVKALETLLTRKGLVDPAALDEIIDTYENKIGPRNGAHVVARAWHDPAFRAALLEDATAVVSDLGYYGRQGEHMVAVENTPDTHNMVVCTLCSCYPWPLLGIPPGWYKSDAYRARVVREPRKVLADFGVVLPDETAVRVWDSTAEIRYLVIPQRPAGTEGMDEDALMEFVSRDSMIGTGLAGKP; encoded by the coding sequence ATGCCCCATGATCACGCACATGATGACCCGCACGCCCTTTTGCCTTCTGACCCTGCACTGCGGGTAAAGGCCCTTGAAACCCTGCTGACACGCAAAGGTCTGGTTGATCCCGCCGCGCTGGACGAGATTATCGATACCTATGAAAACAAGATCGGACCGCGCAATGGTGCTCACGTGGTTGCCCGCGCATGGCATGATCCGGCTTTCCGAGCGGCGTTGCTGGAAGACGCTACGGCAGTTGTCTCTGACTTGGGATACTATGGACGACAGGGCGAACACATGGTCGCGGTCGAGAACACGCCTGACACCCATAATATGGTCGTCTGTACCTTGTGCAGCTGCTATCCGTGGCCTTTGCTGGGCATCCCGCCGGGCTGGTACAAATCAGATGCTTACCGTGCCCGCGTCGTGCGCGAGCCGCGAAAGGTGCTTGCTGATTTTGGCGTTGTGTTACCGGACGAGACAGCGGTGCGTGTCTGGGACAGCACTGCCGAGATCCGCTATCTGGTGATCCCGCAGCGTCCCGCGGGGACCGAGGGGATGGACGAAGACGCACTGATGGAATTTGTCAGCCGCGACAGCATGATTGGCACCGGATTGGCGGGCAAGCCATGA
- the secG gene encoding preprotein translocase subunit SecG, which produces MENVVLIIHLLLALGLIAVVLMQRSEGGGLGMGGGGGAVSGRAAATALGKLTWLLGAAFIVTSITLTVLVAQKSSGASVIDRLGVTPPAASDTTVPSGDLLLPPSADDNAPLVPLAD; this is translated from the coding sequence ATGGAAAACGTCGTCCTGATCATTCACCTTTTGCTGGCCCTCGGGCTGATTGCCGTTGTGTTGATGCAACGTTCCGAAGGTGGCGGTCTTGGAATGGGCGGGGGCGGCGGTGCCGTGTCGGGCCGCGCTGCGGCGACGGCGCTCGGCAAACTTACATGGCTTCTGGGCGCGGCATTCATTGTGACATCGATCACGTTGACCGTTCTTGTTGCACAGAAATCTTCCGGTGCTTCCGTGATTGACCGTTTGGGCGTCACGCCACCTGCAGCAAGCGATACAACTGTCCCTTCGGGTGATTTGCTGTTGCCGCCTTCTGCGGATGACAACGCGCCGCTGGTTCCGCTCGCGGACTGA
- the nthB gene encoding nitrile hydratase subunit beta: protein MSRVHDMGGRFGDGAVVPEAEGVIFHADWHPRALALTLATGSFGKWNLDISRHARERLAPNDYARFTYYEKWIGGLATLLVENGVVTRDELAGRVEPSPSPIAERALKPDQVADVLAKGGPADRPSNIAPVFKTGDRVIARRFAENEKVDGGHTRLPGYAAGARGRVLRLHGSHILPDAHAHGLGEAPEPLYAVVFAASELWAHPEHPRDEVVIDMWQSYLRADNEA from the coding sequence ATGAGCAGGGTGCACGATATGGGCGGGCGGTTCGGTGACGGAGCCGTGGTGCCGGAAGCAGAAGGCGTGATCTTTCACGCCGACTGGCACCCGCGTGCGCTGGCGTTGACATTGGCGACGGGCAGCTTTGGGAAATGGAATCTCGATATTTCGCGCCATGCGCGTGAGCGGCTGGCACCGAACGATTATGCGCGGTTCACCTACTACGAAAAATGGATCGGCGGTCTGGCGACGCTTCTGGTCGAAAACGGTGTTGTCACCCGTGACGAATTGGCAGGCAGGGTAGAACCTTCACCCAGCCCCATAGCTGAGCGGGCTTTGAAACCTGATCAGGTTGCAGACGTTTTGGCAAAGGGTGGGCCGGCGGATCGCCCATCGAACATCGCTCCCGTATTCAAAACAGGGGATCGGGTGATCGCTCGCCGTTTTGCGGAGAATGAAAAGGTAGATGGGGGCCATACGCGGTTGCCGGGATACGCTGCAGGTGCGCGGGGGCGCGTCCTGCGTCTGCACGGAAGCCATATTTTGCCCGATGCGCATGCGCATGGGTTGGGAGAGGCACCTGAGCCGCTTTATGCCGTCGTGTTTGCCGCGTCAGAGCTTTGGGCGCACCCCGAACATCCCCGCGATGAAGTGGTGATTGACATGTGGCAAAGTTATCTGCGGGCAGACAATGAAGCCTGA